A DNA window from Strix aluco isolate bStrAlu1 chromosome 6, bStrAlu1.hap1, whole genome shotgun sequence contains the following coding sequences:
- the LOC141924997 gene encoding anterior gradient protein 3-like, with product MHAFPLLCSLLLCNGIMVAPQKQLPDEEKESPTQIRTPQTLSRGWGDDIEWVQTYEEGLAQSKHSKKPLMVIHHLEECPYSQALRKAFASSPEIQQVAQEDFIMLNLVHSSSDDNMAPDGHYVPRILFVDPSMTVRADLTGKYENRMYTYEPEDIAILIENMSQAKLVLHTEL from the exons ATGCACGCCTTTCCGTTACTGTGTTCCCTCCTTCTCTGCAATGGCATAATGGTGGCTCCACAGAAGCAGCTCCctgatgaagagaaagaaagccCAACTCAGATACGGACCCCGCAGACTCTCTCTCGAG GCTGGGGCGATGACATTGAATGGGTGCAGACATACGAAGAAGGTTTAGCACAATCAAAACACAG CAAGAAGCCACTGATGGTTATTCACCACTTGGAAGAGTGTCCTTACAGCCAAG CTTTAAGGAAAGCATTTGCTTCTAGCCCAGAAATCCAGCAGGTGGCTCAGGAGGACTTTATCATGCTCAATCTGGTG CATTCCAGCAGCGATGACAACATGGCGCCCGATGGCCATTACGTCCCTCGGATCCTCTTTGTGG ATCCTTCAATGACAGTTCGAGCTGATCTAACTGGCAAATACGAGAACAGGATGTACACTTACGAACCAGAAGATATTGCAATCT TGATTGAAAACATGAGCCAAGCAAAGCTGGTTCTGCACACCGAGCTCTGA